One stretch of Astatotilapia calliptera chromosome 3, fAstCal1.2, whole genome shotgun sequence DNA includes these proteins:
- the LOC113010352 gene encoding protein NLRC3-like: MDQCKDRKEGVPPSKTTLRGEHASQTKAQRKKRRTKHKSEPEPSCESLKSDWSKGEPVNFKVHVPSATERVDQESSEVPSGQSAQQQQTQLDSIFVMLEDKIITFVKNELKKMQKVLSPDYPECLESQRKDDEQRSSREAFVKITVDFLRRMKQEELADRLQRKQFSGIGQHKLKSTLKKKFHSVFEGIAKAGNQTLLNQIYTDLYITEGGTAEVNDEHEVRQIETASRKPDRPEMMIKQEDIFKASPGREEPIRTVLTKGVAGIGKTVLTQKYSLDWAEDKANKDIQFIFPFTFRELNVLKEEKFSLVELVHHFFTETKEAGICSFEDFQVLFIFDGLDECRLPLDFHKTTILTDPTMSTSVDVLLINLIKGKLLPSARLWVTTRPAAASQIPPDCVGMVTEIRGFTDPQKEEYFRKRFGDSEQASRIITDIKTSRSLHIMCHIPVFCWITATVLEDVLKTREGGELPKTLTEMYIHFLVVQAKLKNVKYDEGAETETHWSPENRKMIESLGKLAFDQLQKGNLIFYESDLTECDIDIRAASVYSGVFTQIVKEERGVYQYKVFCFIHLSVQEFLAALHVHLTFINSGRNLLEAQQTTSWWPTLSKPGLPSLHHSAVNKALQSSNGHLDLFLRFLLGLSLQTNQTFIQGLLTQTGSSSQTNEETVQYIKKMISENLSAEKSINLFHCLNELNDRSLVEEIQQSLRSGSLSTDKLSPAQWSALAFILLSSEEDLDVFDLAKYSASEEALLHLLPVVKASSKALLRDCNLSERGCKALSSALTSPSCNLRELDLSNNNLNDTGLNMLKSSNSTIIRSDQVMLLFF, from the exons ATGGATCAGTGTAAGGACAGAAaggagggagtccctccctctaaaactACTCTGCGTGGGGAACATGCaagccagaccaaagctcagag GAAGAAACGACGAACTAAACATAAATCTGAACCTGAACCCAGCTGTGAGTCCTTAAAGAGTGACTGGTCTAAAGGAGAACCGGTTAATTTTAAGGTCCATGTTCCATCTGCtacagagag agtggaccAGGAGAGCTCAGAGGTTCCCAGTGGTCAGTCTGCCCAGCAGCAGCAAACACAACTTGACTCCATATTTGtg ATGCTGGAGGACAAAATCATCACTTTTGTGAAAAACGAGCTGAAAAAGATGCAAAAGGTTCTGAGTCCAGATTACCCAGAATGTTTAGAGAGTCAGAGGAAGGATGATGAACAgaggagcagcagagaggcaTTTGTGAAGATCACAGTGGACTTCCTGAGGAGAATGAAGCAGGAGGAACTGGCTGACCGTCTGCAGAGAA AACAGTTTTCTGGTATTGGTCAACATAAACTTAAATCTACtctgaagaagaagttccatagtgtgtttgaggggatcgctaaagcaggaaaccaaaccctcctgaatcagatctacacagatctctacatcacagagggagggactgcagaggtcaatgatgaacatgaggtcagacagattgaaacagcatccaggaaaccagacagaccagaaatgatgatcaaacaagaagacataTTTAAAGCTTCACCTGGAAGAGaagaaccaatcagaacagtgctgacaaagggagtggctggcattgggaaaacagtcttaacacagaaatacagcctggactgggctgaagacaaagccaacaaggacatccagttcatatttccattcactttcagagagctgaatgtgctgaaagaggaaaagttcagcttggtggaacttgttcatcacttctttactgaaaccaaagaagcaggaatctgcagctttgaagacttccaggttctgttcatctttgatggtctggatgagtgtcgacttcctctggacttccacaaaactacaatctTGACTGACCCTACAAtgtccacctcagtggatgtgctgctgataaacctcatcaaggggaaactgcttccctctgctcgcctctgggtaaccacacgacctgcagcagccagtcAGATCCCTCCTGACTGTGTTGGCATGGTGACAGAGATCAGAGGGTTCACCGACCCACAGAAAGAGGAGTATTTCAGGAAGAGATTCGGAGATTCggagcaggccagcaggatcatcaccgacatcaagacatcacgaagcctccacatcatgtgtcacatcccagtcttctgctggatcactgctacagttctggaggatgtgctgaaaaccagagagggaggagagctgcccaagaccctgacagagatgtacatccacttcctggtggttcaggccaaacTGAAGAACGTCAAGTATGATGAaggagctgagacagaaacacactggagtccagagaacaggaagatgattgagtctctgggaaaactggcttttgatcagctgcagaaaggaaacctgatcttctatgaatcagacctgacagagtgtgacatcgatatcagagcagcctcagtgtactcaggagtgttcacacagattgttaaagaggagagaggagtgtACCAGtacaaggtgttctgcttcatccatctgagtgttcaggagtttctggctgctcttcatgtccatctgaccttcatcaactctggacgCAATCTGCTGGAAGCACAACAAACAACCTCCTGGTGGCCAACTTTAAGTAAACCAGGCCTACCATCTCTCCACCACAGTGCTGTGaacaaggccttacagagttcaaatggacacctggacttgttcctccgcttcctcctgggtctttcactgcagaccaatcagactTTCATACAAggtctgctgacacagacaggaagtagttcACAGACCAATGAGGAAACAGTCCAGTACATCAAGAAGATGAtcagtgagaatctgtctgcagagaagaGCATCAATctcttccactgtctgaatgaactgaatgatcgttctttagtggaggagatccagcagTCTCTGAGATCAGGCAGTCTCTCCACAgataaactgtctcctgctcagtggtcagctctggccttcatcttactgtcatcagaagaagatctggatgtgtttgacctggcgaaatactctgcttcagaggaggctcttctgcatctcctgccagtggtcaaagcctccaGCAAAGCTCT ACTGCGTGATTGTAACCTCTCAGAGAGAGGCTGTAAAGC